GCGCGAGATCAGTTACAATCAGTTCAAAGCTACCGCGTCATCTCAGCCAAATAAGAGTGATGAATCTTGAAGATAATCTTGCAACAAACAGCGAGATCTTTGTCCTTACTAAATAATGTAGGATCTCAACGTGATACGCTTTATCTCTTTTCGCATTGGCGGAATGTTCGAGCAAGTTCGAGCGGGCTGTATGTGTTTATAATCGGTAATGTTATTGTCATCGCGTATGTTTGTCTAGTAGACGAGCAAGAGTTCGATCCGGTAACGGTGGGCAAACAGTCGTTGGAAAGCCCCGAAAGCGAGAAAATATCATatgtcatatatacatatacatgttatctaatatctacaataataaatgttccgtggatatttgtaaaattactttgcaaaaatggaaataagtctgttttagttatttttatatttctcagtattagtgataaaatattacatttctgAAACATACAAATAAAAGTATTGCGCTCAGGTATAAAGTGGCatgacataattattataaaagaggagtaagagatataatatattagttataattatattactctcttatataaaagataaaaactcAATGATAAGTAACAAGTATccattgttttattaaaaatctcaaATGCAAAAAAGAATCGGCATATATTCATATCCTTTAATATCGGTTAATATTTGTCTCCTTCTTTTATACTACATTGCCTTCTCACTTATACTTTGAATTCTACGAATGTActgtgtgttaaaaaaaaaagatctgacataagaagaaaattgatcaattatCATCGATTGTCATAACGATTGACTGCGTTTagcagaacgtttattttacAACTGTTGGAAGTTTTCTGAGCTCAGATTGGATTATTCTTTTAGATCTAGAGAAATAATCCAATCTGAGCTCAGAAAACTTTcaacagttgcaaaattaacgttctgctgaacgtaaccgtaattatatttaatttcgtaaACTAATAAGGCACAATTGACAAACTTCAAATAAAttgcgaaatatattttggatAAATTGATCCCATCGAAATTTCTAGGCAAATTCGCTGGTGAAAGCAATTGTTCCGATTCGCATCGCAAGCGATGACAGTGAAAAAGCGCAATTAAAGTTATTCGCAAGTAAAGTTTACGCATCAACGCATtattaaaagagagaaatttcgCCGTTTAGGGtgcgttttataaaattacaagacAGGCAATAGCGGAAAATTTTTGGTAAATTGTCACGTTTTTCGTCttactttaaaatacaaaaatttattaattaattattactaaattttgtaaatttcacAATTATTGAGTTGTTTACAGAAATAGTCTTacgaatttttcattttacattGCGATTATTCTCTAATAATCACTGTGGATTGAAATAGAAATGAAGTTTCATTCATCTCTTTGGTAATTACTTGagattaatgattattttatttctaatattattattttattatattgataattcTTTCCGTTAAAAGTGTTATGTTATTTTGCACGATGTAACAATGCCGATGTTGCGTTTTACGTATAAACGCGGCTCGCTTTATCACTCGAAACTTCATACGGCCCACTCGAAGACCATCTCAAACGGGTCGAAAATCGGATGCAAAATGCGCATACGATCTCGTGAGATTGTGACGTAACGGGGCGTAATGTTCTCTCGAAACAGGTGAAGCGAACCCTCGTGGACCACGGCTGCTGAATCGGCGAGTGACAAGAGGCACTCTCGTCTATTTTTTCCTTCCCGCCTCGATACCCGGCCTCGCCTTTATGCCTTAAACCGAACTCCAAACAATGCTCGTCGTTTATCTCGTTTGCgactttattatatacgttACGGTGCTCCGAGCTTCGAggcaaaaattgaaactaATGCGGAGGGAGGGTTGATGTAACATTTAGATAACAACTCCGAGAAGTCATTGAATGTGAAACGTATGTACGTATCATATGCACCTGTCTCCTCCAGATGTGGATTTaaaatttggaattaaaattCGGATTTAAAATTACGGATTTAAAATACGCCTCGTTGACAAATGTATATTCAGGATCTCGTAGTTTCCGACACATAAATTGCTATGCATTTTTCGTTATAAAACTATAGGacatatgaatttataaatccCGTACAATTTGCAAAAGATTTCGGAGGATATCGCGAGAGCAACAAGATGCCGTTTGCACTTACGATTAGCGAGCGAATGTCTTCACGCGTGTATCGCGAGCCGCGGTTTATCGGTAGCGGATAGTCCGATCCCCGCGCCAGAACAAAGTTCTGGCACGCGGACGATGCTATTTCGCGGTGGCTACGTTGAAGGGCGATAGGGAATGTGGGCATAAGAGCTGAGAGAGAACGTAGCGTGCCCTAGATAACTCCTTGTAGCATCTTTGTAACGTTAACGTCATTATTATGTCACGTTACGCCGCTCGAGGAGAAAAGCCTCGAATACCGCGCGCACCTTTTTGAAACACGCCATCGATTTTCGCTTGACGTAACAGTGCAAAATGtttctaaacattttaattaaaatggatatatataaatatagagcGTATATACTCTGCGCGATTTGatacataatatttctctttttaattaaaatataatctgaaactatatatattatcagatccaattaataaaaaaaatacgagtaaaaataaatacgtcATTAGATagcatttgaaaaattaggctgttaaattaaattgaccaaatttgttattaaagaaTACCGCACGCATAGTCAATTATGCAAAGCGATTGTTCCCATTATGCAACGAAAgcgttataaaaattgaaaactcgGGATCTATTGGCGGTATTAACTGGTTCTCTTTAGGCTTAAAATGAAAGTGATCGATACGGATTGAAATGCGTTTCTCTCGGTAGGACAGAATATCAACTTTAAAACCAAATGGAACCTCTACGGTGAACAATCCCATTCACACATCCGTAAAGTGCACTTATGGTCGTTAAATACTTAATGAATTTCAATTATCGACATTTAGGATGTATTCatgatattgaatataatttgatagaCATCGACACCcaagtataagatatattatgtcctatatttacaatttttcatcACGCGTTACAATCTTTCTcatctatttatctatttaaattacCGTATTTTAATTTGTCGACTTTAAGTTATCACAATATGGTTATGGCTTCAATTATGTTAAAAGTAGcaacaaaataatgttttaacttttaatttgacGATTTTACTTAAGATCAAATTACGTGCAGTTACTTGCAGTTTACATTGAGTTGGCTAATAATTTGCATGGTGTTTCAAGTCAGTGATTGCCATACTGTTGTCGCCAAAACCTCTTACTCCTACTAGTCCTGCTGCATTAAATAGCTCAGCAATAATCCGCTCCGTTTGTTAGAAATTCCAGAGTTATCAAACTGTGTGTgtgagtaattttattattaattagcaaGATATTCAAGAACGCAAATATTCCGCAATAAACCGTTTACTTTCAGACCGCGAAGTTAGATTAAATTTTCGTAAGAAAATACGAATTTCCGATCTTGCAAGAGATTTGTCTTGCATCTAATTCTCTACGTAAACAGAATATTGCACGAAATTCATCGCCGGTGGAGTAATGAACATATGCTTCTGTATTATATGCGTAGTTTTGTCATTCTTGTGCCACTCACTGTGTACGAGTACCATTATTATGCGTTCGAAACCAAAGCGGCATCGAGCCTCGCGACGTTGTCGTCCAAATCGTTGACGATCAGCAGCAAGATGCCCAGAGCTACGATGAACGATATTGTCTCGAAGAACATCACCATGGTCCTCGAGAATCTATTAATGAATTACGAAAACAATCAGCTGCCCACGCACGGTAAAGGTAAGAAAAACAAGAGTTAGTAGAGTGGAATGCTTTTTCACAAATTACGATTCAATGAGAATTTCTACTATTCAGAAGTCATAAAACCGAAATAAGTAGATAACAGCGTATCACTTTGGTACAGATCGTTTGCTTTTTCCGTAAACTTACATATATTCTCCTCGCGCTTAGACAATAAGCATCAGAATTTCttctttgtaaaattacaatgtatttttactgttttctTTGACAGTAGATACGCATTCCCGAAATtcattatatacgtatacttaCAGTTAGTTGTATTTTCAATTTAGATTTAAAGGTTACAcacagaaaattttatttaatgattaattcgataaggattaatttttataaatgacatTAGATCGCTGGATACAACGAGGtatgtaatttctttaaatctgaatcagtcgAGGAATCAGTGCACTGATTCAGATTACTATTccctgattcagatttagagagaaCGCAAATAAGCGTAACGCATATGCatttaatatcgatattaattttatgaatacaAGCTAAATTGCGCTGCGGTCACTCTACAATACTGAAACTATTTCATCATGTATTATGTCCCTATACCTGCGCTAATCGCAGCATCACACAGCGGAAAATAATAACGGATATAATTAGATTCCGAAGAGCCGAGGAAGATCGTACACGATGGCCTAACCGCTTTAATTATCGATAATTAGCTCCAGACTACGATGTCGAATTAATAACATGTTTgttgcaatattaaaattgaattaaaaaattaaatatatgttcaaAGCGCATatcctaattaattaattacacgaATAACAAATCTGATGGTCGCCTATAATCGCCGCCATTTTggtattatttcttattcctattttctctttaaagaGCTATATATTTCAAACTCTTCGCTGATATTGACATTTCATAAATCATggagatatatttattccgAATTTTTTTCAGGCGTGCCCACAGTGGTCaaaaccaatattttaattagaagtATGGGTCCAGTATCTGAGCTTGATATGGTGAGATTCGAAACTTCTCAAAGAGGAAGGTGCACCAGTAAATCgtctatctctttttctacctttctttatttttatttttacggaGTCATATAAGCTACTTTAAgtatactaatttttaattattgtaacacgaatcaattatttactGCAGGAACAATAATTGCTAGCTGATCTCATCGTTTTAACattcttctttcattattaatttcatgtttATCATATCTTCAATGCAAAGTTGATGTTAAATAACTCGTAAATTTAAGCCTAAAATgcaatacttaaaatatataatatatttatttaagatcaAAATTGAACCATGTAACGATAATCTCTAATCGCCTGTTTACTGGTGCACGTGTACTGTTGCTTGATAGTACACATCCTCGATGAATTCATGTTTTACTTTCGAATCTGTTTGAAATCTGTTTGATTCAGTCTTAAAAATTCTTCTACAGGATTACTCGATGGACTGTTATTTCCGGCAATCGTGGCGTGACTCGCGTCTAAGCTTTCTGGGCCCGATCAAGTCTCTCAGTCTCAGCATCAAGATGCTCGAAAGGATCTGGCGTCCTGATACCTACTTCTACAACGGCAAGCATAGTTACGTGCACACGATCACTGTGCCGAACAAATTGCTAAGGATCTCCCAGGACGGCGATATATTGTATTCCATGAGGTTTGTTCGCGCATAAATTTACGCACTGTGTAGCAAATCGAATTCGATTTCTCCGATACCtatacgaaatattttcgaaCTTCTTTTTATACACGTCATCGTCgacgtgtatattttttctcgaaaataaaaattatatttctataatcaacaaatagaaaagttcAATTCTGTACTTGGTAATACATTCtttcgcaaaataatataCGAAATTATAACATTGTACCTTTGTTATTCTTAAAGTAGTCATAGTAGATGTAAATTCTTTAGAAAGCCTATTTATAAACGATATatgagaagaaaataatataatataaaattgaacgaTAGAATTAGATGTACATTAGATGTAAATATCACGTACacgcataattttatttataatataaaaagataatggaAAAATAAGTAGCagaattgtaataaatattttatattttagtatcaTAAGTAATTTTcagtaattcttttttaatgtcTCGTAATGCAGGCTCACTATTAAGGCCAAATGTCCCATGGAGCTGAGAAACTTCCCTATGGATCGACAATCTTGCCCGTTAATAATGGGAAGCTGTATGTATCGATTTTTTAACCGCATAGTAAAGCCGCACCTTGAAAAGATGAATGCctactatattaaaaaattaattttcaaagtgaaaaaaatgcgaagagattttaaattataaacttaaaGATACCAgacaaaattacttatattctatataattttaatcaaaacaaaattgaaacaaaatattatataatttttatttttagtcttttgttttatattgcaCTTATTGGTTCGTGTACAGAAACACACTTTTTACGATATGATATGAAATCTGTACCCCGTGttatttttgtttagtttAGCAAATCGCGGCCCTTTTTCGCTCTTATGTAGAAGTCTACAAATCATTTGGAAATACATGGTTTCTGTGCTTGGCGTATCAATTGAGATTCAAGCTGACAGAAACGTAAGGAAACCGGGACAAATAATACTTCATTTGTATGCCCTCGCACGCCACATTATACTGTTCCTCACGTGCTTAACATTCACCAATATTATCCTTCGGCGAGTGTTCGCGATCGTCCACGTCGAAGTTACGATTGCGATAAATTCGATATTCCTTTACGGTGCCTGATGGTTCTACCTTCCGCTATAACATCTGGCATCATGATCCATGGTGCGGCGtaatatcgaaatttattattataggcGCGCTAGTGATGGTACTCTCCTCGAATCGGGATGCGTGATTTAAGATTAGTTAGATTAGTCATTGGTATTCGCGTGGCTACAGAAATATCCAAGTGAGACATGCCATAAGGATACATTCGGCGAATGTGTACGTTGAcgaattttcaaatgtttagGATTAATAATCGAGGGATAAATATGACAAATAGAGGAAACAGacttagaataattaattaattacttaattgtcTTTAATGGATATTCATAGAATTTATAATGGGATATCCTTGCGAAGTAGATGCATCTTTAGTATCTCTATGACATACTCTTAATTGACGAATTCTCAAATGTTTAGGATTGGCaatcaaagaataaatatatggaAATAGAGGAATGTATttggaataattaattatttaattatttatttgttcgcttatcacatatttatctaatttataatggcgtaataatgtaattaaatataatttaatgatatttctacgatttatatatatcattgaaatAGACACGAGAGTCTTCGGCATCTCTCTCAAATGCTTCCAGTATTTTGTCAGATTAATGTATCTTGaaagatgattttttttctatattatgcTGTTACGTCTCTCTAATTGTCAGATGCTTACACATCGGGACAGCTGGTTTACGAATGGCAGGAAGGTAGGTCGGTGAACTTCGAGCCTGGAATGACGCTGTCGCAATTCGATTTAATGGGCTCGCCGTACAGAAATCTCACGTTTATCCGTCGCGAGGGAGAGTTCTCGATATTGCAAGTATCTTTCAACTTGCAACGCCACACCGGATACTTTCTCATACAAGTAAGCGCGCGTAAATCGTAGCGTTCATTGCAGATGATAAACAATTTATCTTTCTTCAAGATgcgacataataaaaaaatttttttacatcggcaGGTTTATGTGCCGTGCGTTTTGATAGTCGTGCTAAGTTGGGTATCCTTTTGGATCCATCGCGAGGCGACAAGCGATCGAGTGGGTTTAGgtacaatcaatttttaagatatctcTTTCTGTCGGTTTTTCTTGACAGTTTCATGATTTGTCGCTCGTACAATTTATCATTTGtcgtaaagaaaattttacacttgtttatcatttttctttcatttatgaACCTTGTAAATTTTACGACCCCTAGCCCTGTGTGTCTGAGGCGTCTAAATGGAAAACCCGACCCTGCGGATAACACTGTGTCATAAATTTTACAGGTATCACCACCGTCTTGACGCTATCGACGATAAGCCTCGATTCCAGAACGGATTTGCCGAAAGTTAGATATGCTACCGCTCTGGATTGGTTTCTATTGATGAGTTTCGGTTACTGCATCGCCACCCTCTTGGAGTTCGCGGGTGTTCATTACTTCACGAAGGTGATAATTCTGCGTAATCGCGATATTTTCTCATCCGTTCAGTCGCTTCCTTGTATCTTAAGAGAAGATATATCGAGagaatttataacatatagtAAAGTATTTTGGGAAAACGATTGCGATCTTCCAggatctttaattaaattagttttttttttatctttgcaaCATGTATTTTCGATGTAAGTGAATGCTAGAAAACGTAGTTTCAtgtttacatatgtatgtaaaaaaattactacatTTGCACAAAAGATTATTCAAACAATATTCAAAAGTATTGTTGCatctttaattacaataaatattcataaaaaaaagataaaatttgagTCAATATCAATCTagttttgattaattttcagGTTGGTAGCGGCGAGATTCCGTTGGACGACGAAGAATGGGAAGAATGGAAGGGTATCGCGAGCGAGGAGTTCGAGGATACATTTCGCACTATGATCTCTTGCAGCCCTCAGGCTGTTCATCCGGAGATTATCGATACGAATACTAGAAAGCGTGGTTCCCTCATGTCCGCACTATACAGTGTTagcttgatattttaataaaaactgttAACAAAGTCACCCA
The window above is part of the Temnothorax longispinosus isolate EJ_2023e chromosome 8, Tlon_JGU_v1, whole genome shotgun sequence genome. Proteins encoded here:
- the LOC139817872 gene encoding gamma-aminobutyric acid receptor subunit alpha-1 isoform X1 — encoded protein: MTPSKLPLFVILVPLTVYEYHYYAFETKAASSLATLSSKSLTISSKMPRATMNDIVSKNITMVLENLLMNYENNQLPTHGKGVPTVVKTNILIRSMGPVSELDMDYSMDCYFRQSWRDSRLSFLGPIKSLSLSIKMLERIWRPDTYFYNGKHSYVHTITVPNKLLRISQDGDILYSMRLTIKAKCPMELRNFPMDRQSCPLIMGSYAYTSGQLVYEWQEGRSVNFEPGMTLSQFDLMGSPYRNLTFIRREGEFSILQVSFNLQRHTGYFLIQVYVPCVLIVVLSWVSFWIHREATSDRVGLGITTVLTLSTISLDSRTDLPKVRYATALDWFLLMSFGYCIATLLEFAGVHYFTKVGSGEIPLDDEEWEEWKGIASEEFEDTFRTMISCSPQAVHPEIIDTNTRKRGSLMSALYSQDGVTYERDSCHSITVAVSSKPSTMERQTQTELILPIWRQFLYCLAGDDAFRRRRQREAASNHRKCGDRMSRRHINSVSYIDRVARIVFPASFGLLNVCYWVVYVTYQEEFKWQDPPFGSITPISH
- the LOC139817872 gene encoding gamma-aminobutyric acid receptor subunit alpha-6 isoform X2, which codes for MTPSKLPLFVILVPLTVYEYHYYAFETKAASSLATLSSKSLTISSKMPRATMNDIVSKNITMVLENLLMNYENNQLPTHGKGVPTVVKTNILIRSMGPVSELDMDYSMDCYFRQSWRDSRLSFLGPIKSLSLSIKMLERIWRPDTYFYNGKHSYVHTITVPNKLLRISQDGDILYSMRLTIKAKCPMELRNFPMDRQSCPLIMGSYAYTSGQLVYEWQEGRSVNFEPGMTLSQFDLMGSPYRNLTFIRREGEFSILQVSFNLQRHTGYFLIQVYVPCVLIVVLSWVSFWIHREATSDRVGLGITTVLTLSTISLDSRTDLPKVRYATALDWFLLMSFGYCIATLLEFAGVHYFTKVGSGEIPLDDEEWEEWKGIASEEFEDTFRTMISCSPQAVHPEIIDTNTRKRGSLMSALYSDGVTYERDSCHSITVAVSSKPSTMERQTQTELILPIWRQFLYCLAGDDAFRRRRQREAASNHRKCGDRMSRRHINSVSYIDRVARIVFPASFGLLNVCYWVVYVTYQEEFKWQDPPFGSITPISH